The genomic interval CGGCCGCGGCCTCCGCCCGGTTAGGTGATTTCGACAGCGCGAGGAGCTTCCTGATTTTTTCTATAATCCCGGAAAGATCACGCGTTTGCATATACCCTCCGCACAATCCTCTTCGCTGCACGAAGAGCCGTAAAAGCAAGAGTGAGAATGTCGGGCTCGATGATCCGATCGAAGATCACGGGATGCCAGTAGAACACGCAGGTGTGGCCGTCGCGGTGATAATCCTCCTGGTCAAGGGCGAGGATCACGACCGGCTTCTCATACGCGATCGCGGCACCGAGTTCCGCATGGGTGCCGCGTTCACCGGGGAGAAGCAGGAATACCACGTCGGCGTCGCGCACGCCTTGGATCTCGTTGAGCGATACGGAGACCAGGCGCTTTTTGTCGT from Spirochaetota bacterium carries:
- a CDS encoding group-specific protein — protein: MGGAMKFYIASHLENSENVRKIAQYLTYQGWDQTYDWTAHGLVDDKKRLVSVSLNEIQGVRDADVVFLLLPGERGTHAELGAAIAYEKPVVILALDQEDYHRDGHTCVFYWHPVIFDRIIEPDILTLAFTALRAAKRIVRRVYANA